One part of the Hydra vulgaris chromosome 01, alternate assembly HydraT2T_AEP genome encodes these proteins:
- the LOC136074557 gene encoding piggyBac transposable element-derived protein 4-like, which yields MVKNVLFVTDDLLHHLVVQTNFFAQQFIETCRNIPKHSYVRFWNPTTHSEMKKFLGLILIMGLVHKPATHFYWSTDKIFQTPVFNTVMSRNRFNLLLKFFHINDNQNLPNPNDPNRVIEKLFENF from the exons atggtgaaaaatg TGTTATTTGTTACTGATGATTTATTACATCATTTAGTtgttcaaactaatttttttgctcaACAATTTATTGAAACGTGCAGAAATATACCAAAACATTCCTATGTTCGTTTTTGGAACCCAACAACTCATTCTGAAATGAAAAAGTTTCTAGGTTTGATTTTGATTATGGGTTTAGTTCATAAACCTGCTACACATTTTTATTGGTCAactgataaaatatttcaaacaccTGTGTTTAATACAGTTATGTCTCGTAATCGctttaatttactattaaagttttttcatataaatgaTAACCAAAATTTACCAAACCCTAATGATCCAAATCGAGTTATAgagaaactttttgaaaatttttaa